A DNA window from Parabacteroides johnsonii DSM 18315 contains the following coding sequences:
- a CDS encoding LTA synthase family protein, translating to MKKRILFLLALFFIWLPLLAVQKPVFLLYHHALASGCSLSDYLKVITHGLLLDCTMAGYLTALPLLMTLVSIWLPGTFYKKLLKGYFGIMAVLIAAIFSVDVALYGYWGFRLDATLFFYLQSPKDAMASVPLGQFFAQLGMFVVYASGIYWVLKKCIVPLFPETQVRKRLSGSLVVLLSGGILFIPIRGGVTTSTANVGMVYFSQNQFLNHSAINPCFSLIASLSKQQDFAAQFNFFPEEERKEVMETLSSSPRTGYGNEEDSMKPQTLLNTSRPNILIILMESFSANAVGAVGGDSVITPNLNRLSREGVLFTNMYANSFRTDRGIVSVLNGYLAQPTTSIMKYPAKSQTLPSIAKSLTNEGYIANMLYGGDINFTNMQSYFFGSGYSRITADRDFPITSRLSKWGANDDITFRNLYEDIKSRDNQVPWLTTFLTLSSHEPFEVPYHRLDEMGLYPNSVAFTDSCIGHFIEKLKELPVWKNTLVIFVSDHGYPYPKDVTGYEPRRYHIPMLWIGGAVKEPVVIDKLANQTDLAATLLNQLGIDHDAFTFSRNILSPDYPEYAFYTYSNGFGFIDSTGISVYDNEGKKTLIETPREGSDLRLRKGKALLQTLYDDLGNR from the coding sequence ATGAAGAAAAGAATTCTCTTCCTCCTTGCCCTATTTTTCATCTGGTTGCCACTTTTGGCGGTCCAGAAGCCAGTGTTTCTGCTGTACCACCATGCCTTAGCGAGCGGATGCTCGCTAAGCGATTACCTTAAGGTAATTACACACGGGTTGCTGTTGGACTGTACGATGGCCGGCTATCTGACGGCATTGCCTTTGCTGATGACACTCGTTTCGATATGGTTGCCGGGGACTTTTTATAAGAAGCTGCTAAAAGGATATTTCGGGATCATGGCGGTATTGATCGCGGCGATCTTCTCTGTAGATGTGGCTTTATACGGCTATTGGGGGTTCAGGCTGGATGCAACTCTTTTCTTCTATCTTCAATCGCCCAAAGATGCAATGGCAAGCGTACCGCTGGGACAGTTCTTTGCTCAATTGGGGATGTTCGTCGTATATGCTTCCGGGATATATTGGGTGTTGAAGAAGTGTATCGTTCCACTCTTCCCTGAAACACAGGTACGGAAACGACTGAGCGGCAGTCTTGTCGTCCTATTATCGGGAGGAATACTCTTTATTCCAATACGGGGAGGCGTAACAACTTCGACGGCCAACGTTGGAATGGTGTATTTCAGCCAGAACCAGTTCCTCAACCATTCGGCCATCAATCCTTGTTTCAGCCTGATCGCTTCGCTTAGCAAGCAACAGGATTTTGCGGCACAGTTCAATTTCTTCCCGGAAGAGGAAAGGAAGGAAGTAATGGAAACCTTGTCCTCGTCCCCCCGTACCGGGTACGGAAACGAGGAAGACTCCATGAAACCGCAGACCCTTCTCAATACCTCTCGGCCGAATATATTGATTATCCTGATGGAAAGTTTCTCGGCAAACGCGGTCGGAGCTGTCGGTGGAGATTCCGTCATTACGCCTAACCTGAACCGGTTAAGTCGGGAAGGAGTGCTTTTTACGAATATGTATGCCAATTCATTCCGAACAGACAGAGGAATCGTTTCAGTGTTAAACGGGTACCTGGCACAGCCTACCACTTCCATTATGAAGTATCCGGCAAAAAGTCAAACGCTCCCCTCTATCGCCAAGAGCCTGACAAACGAAGGATATATTGCCAATATGCTTTATGGCGGAGACATCAACTTCACCAATATGCAGAGTTATTTCTTCGGCTCCGGTTATAGCCGGATCACGGCAGACCGTGATTTTCCGATCACCAGCCGCCTGAGTAAATGGGGAGCGAACGACGATATTACATTCCGCAACCTGTACGAAGACATCAAAAGCCGGGACAACCAAGTCCCCTGGCTGACTACTTTCCTGACATTAAGTAGCCATGAGCCGTTTGAAGTTCCTTATCACCGATTGGATGAAATGGGACTATATCCGAACTCGGTTGCTTTCACGGACAGTTGTATCGGCCACTTCATAGAAAAATTGAAAGAGCTGCCTGTGTGGAAGAATACGCTGGTTATTTTCGTTTCCGACCACGGATATCCTTATCCGAAAGATGTGACGGGCTATGAGCCCCGCCGCTATCATATCCCGATGCTCTGGATCGGCGGTGCGGTGAAAGAACCCGTCGTGATTGACAAACTTGCCAACCAGACGGATCTTGCCGCCACTTTGTTGAACCAGTTAGGGATCGATCACGACGCTTTTACTTTCAGCCGGAACATCCTAAGTCCCGATTACCCGGAATATGCTTTCTATACTTATTCCAACGGGTTCGGATTTATTGACAGTACAGGTATCTCCGTCTATGACAACGAAGGGAAAAAAACTCTGATCGAAACACCCCGCGAAGGCAGTGACCTACGACTTCGCAAAGGAAAGGCACTCCTTCAAACCTTGTATGACGATTTAGGGAACCGATAA
- a CDS encoding toxin-antitoxin system YwqK family antitoxin — MIKRLLLTSTLLASSALAIQAQDLFLSEGQYYTDESQTTPYTGRYTEFYDDGMLKMELFLKDGRPEGTYVIYYPDGKIAEVRSYYHGIFHGEWRTYNEAGQLTGIASYKEGQKDGPWRVWNDKGVLRFEMFYTKGKKIGIWRTWDDDGRLLTEEKQEE; from the coding sequence ATGATAAAGAGATTATTATTGACATCGACATTATTGGCAAGTTCTGCCCTGGCGATCCAGGCGCAGGACTTGTTCCTTAGCGAAGGCCAGTATTATACGGACGAGTCTCAAACGACTCCTTACACTGGCCGTTATACCGAGTTTTATGACGACGGTATGTTGAAGATGGAACTTTTCCTCAAAGACGGTCGCCCCGAAGGAACGTATGTGATTTATTATCCCGACGGTAAGATCGCGGAAGTCCGTTCTTACTATCACGGTATTTTCCATGGAGAGTGGCGCACGTATAACGAAGCTGGACAACTGACCGGTATCGCTTCCTATAAAGAGGGGCAGAAGGACGGCCCTTGGCGGGTATGGAACGACAAAGGCGTCCTCCGTTTCGAGATGTTCTATACCAAAGGAAAGAAGATCGGTATTTGGCGTACCTGGGATGATGATGGCAGACTGTTGACGGAAGAGAAGCAAGAGGAGTAA
- a CDS encoding Ig-like domain-containing protein: protein MNRFLLKGWASVCALAVMFGTVSCSEDDKPVGTIAVSAVAVSPATATVKVGESVTLSATITPEDATDKTITWSSSDEKVATVDAGKVTGVAEGTATITATTKDGEKTATCAVTVSNSAPSSKEVILEGEITSDLTLNAADKNYLKGFVYVKPGATLTIEAGTVIKGVSVSSGEKAASLIIEPGAKIMAEGTVDKPIVFTSDKEPGKRVTGDWGGLIICGNARVNQTKRPVIEGGPGTEYGNTTSDEFNGESSGKLKYVRIEFAGYPLEPDKEINGLTFGGVGSGTEVEFVQVSYSNDDSYEWFGGTVNAKHLVAYKGWDDDFDTDYGYTGNLQFLLSVRDKDIADTSDSNGFESDNDASGSSNTPLTKPIFSNVTLIGPFYGKVSDMTQAEVEAKTADAANGAKGGKFQAAMHLRRNSSLNVYNSVFTGWPYGLRATDKKGTANDGIAVKNVIFAGMWKNFYDDEKVSENFFNRAGNNTTLATTNEIISKDGDYSSVIASAVQGAEFIDEVLNNNFFEKVTYKGAFDGTNDWTAGWTNWDPQNTEY, encoded by the coding sequence ATGAACAGATTTCTATTGAAAGGTTGGGCCTCTGTATGTGCATTGGCCGTTATGTTTGGAACGGTGTCTTGTAGCGAAGACGACAAGCCCGTTGGCACCATAGCCGTGTCGGCTGTTGCCGTAAGTCCTGCGACTGCAACTGTCAAGGTGGGCGAGTCGGTGACATTGTCCGCCACGATTACTCCGGAAGATGCAACGGACAAAACGATAACATGGAGTTCCTCTGATGAAAAGGTGGCAACGGTAGATGCCGGTAAGGTGACTGGGGTTGCCGAGGGTACTGCCACGATCACTGCTACGACTAAGGATGGTGAGAAGACGGCTACTTGCGCCGTGACTGTTTCCAATAGTGCCCCCTCTTCCAAAGAGGTGATCCTTGAAGGTGAAATTACTTCCGATCTTACGCTGAATGCTGCTGATAAGAACTATCTGAAAGGCTTTGTTTATGTAAAGCCGGGGGCTACGTTGACAATCGAAGCCGGAACGGTTATCAAAGGTGTGTCCGTCTCTTCCGGTGAAAAGGCCGCCTCTTTGATTATAGAACCGGGTGCAAAGATCATGGCTGAAGGTACAGTCGACAAACCGATCGTCTTTACTTCCGATAAAGAGCCGGGCAAGCGTGTGACTGGTGACTGGGGTGGTTTGATTATCTGTGGCAACGCCCGTGTGAACCAGACAAAAAGACCGGTTATAGAAGGTGGACCCGGAACGGAATATGGTAATACGACCTCCGATGAATTTAACGGTGAGAGTTCCGGTAAGCTAAAATATGTCCGCATCGAATTTGCCGGTTATCCTTTGGAGCCGGACAAGGAGATCAACGGTTTGACATTCGGAGGGGTAGGTAGCGGTACGGAAGTGGAGTTCGTACAGGTGTCTTATTCCAATGACGATTCGTATGAATGGTTCGGTGGGACGGTCAATGCCAAGCACTTGGTGGCTTACAAAGGCTGGGACGATGATTTTGACACCGATTATGGCTATACCGGTAACTTGCAGTTCCTGTTGAGCGTACGTGACAAGGATATCGCTGATACTTCCGACTCTAACGGCTTCGAATCCGATAATGATGCAAGCGGCTCCTCCAACACTCCGCTGACGAAGCCGATCTTCTCAAATGTAACCTTGATCGGTCCGTTCTATGGAAAAGTATCTGATATGACACAGGCAGAGGTAGAGGCAAAGACTGCCGATGCCGCCAATGGTGCCAAGGGTGGTAAATTCCAGGCTGCTATGCACCTGCGCCGTAATTCGAGCCTGAACGTCTACAATTCCGTATTCACAGGATGGCCTTACGGACTTCGTGCAACGGATAAGAAAGGTACGGCAAACGACGGTATCGCTGTGAAGAACGTCATTTTCGCCGGTATGTGGAAGAATTTCTATGATGATGAAAAAGTAAGCGAGAATTTCTTCAACCGAGCTGGCAACAATACGACTTTGGCAACGACCAACGAGATTATCTCAAAAGACGGTGACTATTCTTCCGTCATCGCTTCTGCTGTACAGGGAGCTGAATTTATCGACGAAGTCCTGAACAACAACTTCTTCGAGAAAGTAACCTACAAAGGGGCTTTTGACGGTACGAACGATTGGACAGCCGGTTGGACAAACTGGGACCCGCAGAACACTGAATATTAA
- a CDS encoding TonB-dependent receptor, with amino-acid sequence MGNKCETGYVKRFFLLLLGSFLSLSAWAQTGVICGTVSDAKFKDALIGASVVIEGTTVGAIADVEGNFRIENVKPGKYTVVASYVSYKSETIRDVVVKAHQESVLRIELSDADLQLQNVVVVAQRKLGTETAIINTLRNSLPVVSGISAQQIGKTQDSDAAEVLRRIPGLTIVDDRFVVVRGLAQRYNNVWLNKATTPSSETDSRAFSFDVLPSSLIDNMMVYKSPSAELPADFSGGFVQVMTKNIPDGNTFNVSYQMGFNTNATFRSFQLTDGNWKDYLGFGAGLRSLPSSFPSHLGDYSTEEAAAFTRRINQRWGINRFTAVPDQKISLTSHRSYDVGDWRIGNITNVNWSTGYDYSETVNNNYIAYDVANDASRPRFEYNDVRYKNISKLGALFNWSFMKGNHKYEFRNFFSQRGVSALTQREGMNYYSDKAIRKWESLYTGRTTYSGQLGGTHTLQENTGKVDWTAGYAFASYREPDRKIVNSILDEAKTDLPNYYVSDPMRYYQDLKDHSVSLAANYEHKFTVSDKFAPVLNGGVYGEYKSRAFDARRFGYNLLGKGYDRYADWDYTGLFSDENISADRIWMRETTTNSDSYTSENILGAAYVSAKLNYGEALNANIGVRMEYYNLKMDGYSSDGTTPVHLDNRTADFFPSVNVSYNLSAKHLVRAAYGRSVNRPEFREVVPYVYFNFERDANIVGNTGLKNAYADNLDVRYEFYPASGEMITVGAFYKRFKDPIEETYNEAGSGLQYTYHNAKNAETFGIELDVKKSLDFIGLRGLSLVCNAAYIHSRVRFEEGAPERDRPLAGQSPYLVNAGLFYQHDDKGISASLLYNRIGKRIESVGVPMQNQNEDIPDIYEMPRNSLDLTFSKKIGKVVEIKAGIQDMLNSKIEYKQFVKLADENGGKREREQLVRSYRPGVDINVGVSLKF; translated from the coding sequence ATGGGAAACAAGTGTGAAACAGGATATGTGAAGAGGTTCTTTCTTTTGTTGTTAGGAAGTTTTCTTTCGCTGTCTGCCTGGGCGCAGACGGGTGTTATCTGCGGAACGGTGTCGGATGCTAAATTTAAAGATGCGCTGATCGGTGCTTCGGTCGTGATCGAAGGGACTACGGTGGGAGCGATTGCCGATGTGGAGGGGAACTTCCGTATAGAGAATGTCAAACCGGGAAAATATACGGTCGTCGCTTCTTATGTCTCTTATAAATCGGAAACTATCCGAGACGTCGTGGTGAAAGCACACCAGGAATCAGTGCTGAGGATCGAACTGTCGGATGCCGACCTGCAACTTCAGAACGTGGTGGTTGTAGCACAGCGGAAGTTAGGGACGGAAACCGCCATTATCAATACGCTACGAAACAGCCTGCCGGTCGTAAGCGGCATTTCAGCCCAGCAGATCGGCAAGACACAGGATAGCGATGCCGCCGAGGTGTTGCGCCGTATTCCGGGGCTTACGATTGTGGATGACCGGTTTGTGGTGGTCCGAGGGCTGGCGCAACGATATAATAATGTCTGGCTGAACAAGGCGACTACTCCTTCGAGCGAGACGGACAGCCGGGCGTTCTCGTTCGATGTACTTCCTTCTTCGCTGATTGACAATATGATGGTCTACAAAAGTCCGTCTGCTGAACTGCCGGCCGATTTCTCCGGTGGTTTCGTACAAGTGATGACCAAAAATATACCGGACGGGAATACTTTCAACGTCTCTTACCAGATGGGATTCAATACGAATGCCACTTTCCGGAGTTTCCAGCTGACAGACGGGAACTGGAAAGATTATCTCGGTTTTGGAGCCGGACTGCGGAGTCTGCCCTCTTCTTTCCCTTCTCATTTAGGGGATTATTCGACAGAGGAAGCCGCAGCCTTCACACGCCGGATCAACCAGCGGTGGGGAATCAATCGGTTCACGGCCGTCCCGGACCAAAAGATATCGCTCACTTCGCACCGTTCGTACGATGTAGGCGACTGGAGAATCGGGAATATCACGAATGTGAATTGGAGTACGGGGTACGACTATTCGGAGACGGTGAATAACAACTATATCGCCTACGATGTGGCGAACGATGCCTCACGTCCACGTTTTGAGTACAACGATGTCCGCTATAAGAATATTTCCAAGTTGGGAGCCTTGTTCAACTGGTCGTTTATGAAAGGTAACCATAAGTACGAGTTCCGTAACTTCTTCAGCCAGCGTGGTGTTTCCGCCTTGACACAACGGGAAGGAATGAACTACTATTCCGACAAGGCGATCCGCAAATGGGAATCCCTTTATACCGGACGTACTACCTACTCAGGACAGCTCGGCGGTACGCATACGTTGCAGGAGAATACTGGCAAAGTGGACTGGACCGCGGGCTATGCCTTTGCGTCTTATCGGGAGCCGGACCGTAAGATCGTGAACTCCATCCTTGACGAGGCGAAGACGGACTTGCCGAACTATTACGTCTCCGACCCGATGCGTTATTATCAGGATCTGAAAGACCATAGTGTCTCGCTTGCCGCCAATTATGAACATAAGTTCACTGTCTCCGACAAGTTCGCCCCTGTTCTTAACGGTGGTGTCTATGGAGAATACAAGAGCCGTGCGTTCGATGCCCGCCGGTTTGGCTACAACCTCTTGGGAAAAGGGTATGACCGGTATGCTGACTGGGATTATACGGGATTGTTCAGTGATGAAAACATTTCGGCAGACCGGATATGGATGCGTGAGACGACGACGAACAGCGACTCTTATACTTCCGAAAATATCCTGGGAGCTGCTTATGTTTCTGCCAAACTGAACTATGGGGAGGCGTTGAATGCAAATATCGGTGTCCGCATGGAATACTATAACCTGAAAATGGATGGCTACAGTTCGGACGGTACGACTCCTGTCCATTTGGATAACCGGACGGCCGATTTCTTTCCTTCCGTCAATGTCTCCTACAACCTGTCTGCGAAACATCTTGTGCGTGCCGCTTACGGTCGCTCGGTCAACCGGCCGGAGTTCCGCGAGGTGGTGCCGTATGTGTATTTCAACTTCGAACGAGATGCGAATATCGTCGGTAATACCGGATTGAAAAATGCGTATGCGGACAACTTGGATGTGCGTTATGAGTTCTATCCGGCATCCGGCGAGATGATAACGGTCGGGGCTTTTTACAAGCGGTTCAAGGACCCGATCGAGGAAACCTATAACGAGGCGGGTTCCGGTCTGCAATATACCTACCACAATGCGAAGAATGCCGAGACGTTCGGTATTGAGTTGGATGTGAAGAAAAGCCTCGACTTCATCGGACTGAGAGGGTTGAGCTTGGTTTGCAATGCCGCCTATATTCATAGCCGTGTCCGCTTTGAGGAAGGAGCACCCGAACGTGACCGGCCGTTGGCGGGACAATCTCCTTACTTGGTGAATGCCGGCCTGTTTTATCAGCACGACGACAAAGGAATCTCAGCCTCGCTTCTTTATAACCGTATAGGGAAGCGTATCGAATCGGTCGGTGTTCCGATGCAGAACCAGAATGAAGATATTCCCGACATATACGAGATGCCTCGTAACTCTCTGGACCTGACCTTCTCGAAGAAGATAGGCAAGGTGGTCGAGATCAAAGCGGGAATCCAGGATATGCTGAATTCTAAAATCGAATACAAGCAGTTCGTGAAGCTGGCGGATGAGAACGGGGGCAAGCGTGAACGGGAACAGTTGGTGCGCAGCTACCGTCCAGGAGTGGATATTAACGTCGGTGTCTCCCTCAAGTTTTAA
- a CDS encoding DUF3843 family protein yields the protein MKDIKIYPKDWLQLHPYKQSDPTDLYYTNIANRIYGMLEETNLAYSFEKNEVKQISIRMAAYFEDVISGLNIWRSFITEHKALYGKYLPFYTPDDHYYDDEVNYEDIRFLLWHYTQQYHGLANSTFVGPDNAANGETASLIYQMFCEEWTTAPENERMQQLFAPETRYEDKDKYLNLLYWFHYQSYLFTDSLQELTDTVKEYWEQAKEQNEQYIMAIHKALAHISKSAFLAYTSPKWLSLILPADHPDHSLFVKEGEEAQAFTEPMSEESKKKLAEHFEKFTAAADGKALLYFQNKQEFLDFLTKAGIEMEGVEGDTASRKFAVYATPTEGLQVLTSGVKYIKDENNPFYDQKEAEDQGISFFMIRQCRPYLLRILEEKGMLADAQAKSLLGEERSKAIVHENWEFLMRYFLREY from the coding sequence ATGAAGGACATTAAAATCTATCCGAAAGATTGGTTGCAGTTGCACCCTTATAAGCAGTCAGATCCGACTGACCTCTATTATACTAATATTGCAAACCGTATTTACGGAATGTTGGAAGAGACGAATCTCGCCTATTCTTTCGAGAAGAACGAGGTGAAGCAGATCAGCATACGTATGGCCGCCTATTTCGAAGACGTGATTTCCGGCCTGAATATTTGGCGCTCGTTCATTACGGAGCACAAAGCCCTGTACGGCAAATACCTGCCGTTCTACACGCCTGATGATCATTATTATGATGACGAAGTCAACTACGAAGACATCCGGTTCCTACTCTGGCATTACACACAGCAGTACCACGGCCTTGCCAACAGTACGTTCGTCGGTCCCGACAATGCGGCAAACGGCGAGACAGCCAGCCTGATCTATCAGATGTTCTGCGAAGAATGGACAACTGCCCCGGAGAACGAACGGATGCAACAGCTTTTTGCTCCGGAAACCCGCTATGAGGATAAAGACAAATACTTGAATTTGCTCTATTGGTTCCATTACCAATCTTACCTATTTACCGATTCACTACAGGAACTGACGGATACAGTCAAGGAATATTGGGAACAGGCGAAAGAACAGAACGAGCAGTACATCATGGCCATCCATAAGGCTTTGGCACATATTTCCAAAAGTGCATTCCTGGCCTATACCTCCCCCAAATGGCTTTCGTTGATCCTTCCGGCAGACCATCCGGATCACAGCCTGTTCGTTAAAGAAGGTGAAGAGGCACAAGCGTTCACAGAACCAATGTCCGAAGAGAGCAAGAAAAAGCTGGCCGAGCATTTCGAAAAATTTACGGCAGCAGCAGATGGCAAAGCGCTCCTTTATTTCCAAAACAAGCAGGAATTCTTAGATTTCCTGACGAAGGCCGGTATCGAGATGGAAGGGGTGGAAGGCGATACTGCCTCCCGGAAATTTGCCGTTTATGCCACTCCGACAGAAGGTCTGCAAGTCCTGACCTCCGGCGTCAAGTATATCAAAGACGAAAACAATCCTTTCTACGATCAGAAAGAGGCGGAAGACCAAGGTATATCCTTCTTCATGATCCGGCAATGCAGACCGTATCTGCTGAGAATATTGGAAGAAAAAGGCATGTTAGCCGATGCACAGGCGAAGAGCCTGCTCGGCGAGGAACGCAGCAAGGCGATCGTTCATGAGAACTGGGAGTTCTTGATGCGGTATTTCCTTCGGGAATATTGA
- a CDS encoding Gfo/Idh/MocA family protein, whose amino-acid sequence MEYMEKYTGKVRFGVVGTNFITDWVIAGARQDNRFELVAVYSRKQETADAFAVKHQIPYTFTSLEEMAESPLIDAVYIASPNFLHAEQSILCMKHGKHVLCEKPFASNAREVREMVAASEEYDVTLMEAMKPTLTPNFRSVLENLGRLGTIRRYFSCYCQYSSRYDKFKEGVVLNAFRPELSNGAMMDIGIYTVYPMVVLFGRPKKIDASGIVLSSGADGQGAVNFEYEGMNATVLYSKIANSSLPTEIQGEEGNITLDRINIIGEVKYTPRLAAASGKGPSAEHQDISAVTDKDEYYYEVAEFIDLVLSRKRQSGINSHEHSLITLEIIDEVRRQLGIRYPADRY is encoded by the coding sequence ATGGAATATATGGAAAAATATACCGGAAAAGTACGTTTTGGAGTAGTCGGAACTAATTTTATAACCGACTGGGTGATTGCTGGGGCGCGGCAGGACAACCGTTTTGAATTGGTTGCTGTTTATTCCCGCAAGCAGGAAACGGCAGATGCCTTTGCCGTCAAACATCAGATACCTTATACTTTCACCTCTCTGGAAGAGATGGCGGAAAGTCCGTTGATCGATGCCGTGTATATCGCATCGCCTAATTTCCTTCATGCGGAGCAGAGTATTTTGTGTATGAAACATGGAAAGCATGTGCTCTGTGAGAAACCTTTCGCTTCGAATGCACGGGAAGTGAGGGAGATGGTCGCTGCCTCGGAGGAATATGATGTTACGCTGATGGAGGCAATGAAACCGACCCTTACCCCGAATTTCCGGTCTGTGCTGGAGAACTTAGGACGCTTGGGAACGATACGGCGTTATTTTTCCTGCTATTGCCAGTATTCTTCCCGTTATGATAAGTTTAAGGAAGGAGTCGTACTGAATGCCTTCAGACCGGAACTGTCGAACGGGGCGATGATGGATATCGGGATTTATACCGTTTATCCGATGGTCGTTTTGTTCGGACGCCCAAAAAAGATCGATGCTTCCGGGATTGTCCTTTCGTCCGGAGCGGATGGACAGGGAGCTGTCAATTTCGAATACGAAGGGATGAATGCGACCGTCCTCTATTCTAAGATAGCTAATTCTTCCCTGCCCACGGAGATACAGGGGGAAGAGGGAAACATAACACTCGACCGGATCAATATAATCGGAGAGGTGAAATATACGCCTCGTCTGGCAGCTGCTTCCGGTAAAGGTCCCTCTGCCGAACATCAGGATATAAGTGCCGTGACGGACAAGGATGAATATTATTATGAGGTGGCAGAGTTTATCGATCTGGTTCTGTCCCGCAAACGCCAGTCTGGAATTAACAGTCACGAACATTCCCTGATCACACTGGAAATCATCGATGAGGTACGCAGGCAGTTGGGGATTCGGTATCCGGCTGACCGATATTGA
- a CDS encoding 2-phosphosulfolactate phosphatase → MKIDVCFSPVLYPVYHNPEAIVVVVDVFRATTTMAAAFSNGVSSIRPVATVEEAEAYKAKGWLVGAERNVKRCEFADFGNSPFDYTSEKVFGKDIVFTTTNGTRAITIARAAFRVITGAFINLQAVAGYCVRHKRDVVVLCSGWQDKVNIEDTLFGGALTDVLLNTGLYEMGSDAAVIARDMWTSNKEDLFAYLETTDHMGRLKANHLEEAVPYCLTLSITDKVPELSIEGDTLILC, encoded by the coding sequence ATGAAAATAGATGTTTGTTTTTCACCGGTATTATATCCGGTCTATCATAATCCGGAAGCTATCGTGGTGGTCGTGGATGTGTTTCGTGCGACGACGACGATGGCCGCCGCTTTTAGTAATGGAGTTAGTAGCATTCGCCCGGTCGCAACTGTCGAAGAGGCCGAGGCATATAAGGCAAAAGGCTGGCTGGTCGGAGCGGAACGGAATGTGAAGCGATGTGAGTTTGCCGATTTCGGGAATTCCCCGTTCGATTATACGTCGGAAAAGGTGTTTGGGAAAGATATTGTGTTCACCACGACCAACGGCACGCGTGCGATCACGATCGCCAGAGCCGCTTTCCGGGTGATAACGGGAGCTTTCATTAATTTGCAGGCGGTGGCCGGTTACTGTGTCCGTCATAAGCGGGATGTGGTCGTGCTCTGTTCCGGATGGCAGGATAAGGTGAATATAGAAGATACGCTTTTTGGCGGAGCTTTGACGGATGTGTTACTGAATACCGGCCTGTATGAAATGGGCAGTGATGCTGCCGTGATTGCCCGTGATATGTGGACGAGTAACAAGGAGGATCTGTTTGCTTATCTGGAGACGACGGATCATATGGGACGTCTGAAAGCGAACCACCTCGAGGAGGCTGTTCCCTATTGCCTGACTTTGAGTATTACGGACAAGGTTCCCGAACTTTCGATAGAGGGAGATACATTAATATTATGTTGA
- a CDS encoding DUF4251 domain-containing protein — translation MKRIVSMMVIFTLLLGGMTHVQAQTSKAAEKAEKKQERKEKKEERLAKDAVMGEEAFNNAMQAITNQSFVLEANSVQPLNGRVYYVNSNTNFVSLNDGQAMVQIASNSPYPGPNGLGGITVQGSASNVQVKQENNGNVYLSMSVQGIFISATVNLVLYSGTNNAMVTVDPNFSGNDLTMNGTLLPYSDSNVFQGTTY, via the coding sequence ATGAAAAGAATTGTATCTATGATGGTGATCTTCACCCTTCTGTTGGGTGGCATGACCCATGTGCAGGCTCAAACAAGTAAAGCCGCAGAAAAAGCTGAAAAAAAGCAGGAAAGAAAAGAGAAAAAAGAAGAAAGGTTAGCTAAAGACGCCGTCATGGGCGAAGAAGCATTCAACAATGCCATGCAAGCTATCACAAACCAGTCGTTCGTACTCGAAGCCAACTCCGTACAACCGTTGAACGGACGTGTTTACTATGTAAACTCAAACACAAACTTCGTTTCATTGAACGACGGACAGGCTATGGTTCAGATCGCCTCCAACTCTCCTTACCCCGGTCCTAACGGATTAGGTGGTATCACCGTACAAGGTTCAGCATCCAATGTACAGGTTAAACAGGAAAACAACGGGAACGTGTATCTCTCCATGAGCGTACAGGGTATCTTTATCTCTGCAACCGTAAACCTGGTACTATACAGCGGAACCAACAATGCAATGGTTACCGTCGACCCGAACTTCTCAGGAAACGACCTGACAATGAACGGAACATTGCTTCCTTATTCTGACTCCAACGTTTTCCAAGGAACCACTTACTAA